The sequence below is a genomic window from Nostoc flagelliforme CCNUN1.
TTTTCGGTTTGGCGAGTTGATTGAAAAAGAACTCACCAACTGGTTTGATAGATAACAGGCGTTGCAGCAAAGGCGCTCCGTAACGACGAGATAAAGGTAAAGTTACCCGTTTGCGATCGTGCAACAGCCGTAAAGAACAGTTGAGTAAAGCAACTCCTAAAGCAATATCTGGGTTGCTTACTGCTGCTTGCATGGCTACAATACAGCCAATAGAATTTCCGACTAAAAAAGCTGGCTCACCCACTACTTCGCGGCAAAAATCTGCCACTTGCTGTCCCCAAGTTTCTAGTGTATATGCAATTTTTTCACCAGGTTGAGGTTTTGCGGAAGCGCCAAAACCAATCAAATCGATCGCATAAACACGGCAACTTTGTGCTAAGACGGGAATATTCTTTTGCCAATGCCACCAAGAAGCGCCAAATCCATGCACAAGGACAACAGCTGGCCCAGTGCTTCCTTGAGTTTGATAGCAGATAGGGAAATCCTGCCAAATCCAGGTTTTTGTAGAGGTAAGTGCTGTTTTTGAACTTGAGGTTGTCATGGTAAATTTGATGAATACAAGGGTAAAAGCCTTTCAGCCGCAAGGCGTAAGTAAAATTGTTTTGAATTTGAATAAAATTTATCAGATTTTCAAAGTCAATCCTTTGCTTTAGTGATAGCTTAGACAGACATCACGAAAGCTTCTAGGCTGATAGTTTTATCCAGCATAGAGAGTTTCCGTATTGTTGACACAGGTAATTTACTCACAACTTAGATTATGTCAGTATTAGGAATCATAACTTTTGTAATGTGAGTAATGTTTTCACTATTTTTTAGATATGAGCGAATTAGCTTCAGTGCTAGATTCAGTAGTTTCACAATTTACGATCGCAAATTTGGTCTATAAGATTGGCGAATATGAGGCATCGGCTAAGGGGTGGTTTGCAACTGGAAACTGACGCTGAATTTAATAATATTTTTCTTGTTCCTAGTTCTGCGGGCCAGAAATCATGAATCTACTAGAAACAATTGATACTCCCGTTGGGAGCTATGCACCAGATTTTGAACTGCCAGGAATTGATGGTCAAGTACACCATCTCAGGCGTTATCTTGAAAAGTTCCGAGCAGTGGGCGTTATTTCCATGTGTAACCACTGCCCTTATGTAGAGTGGTACATAGACAGGTTAAAAAACATTCAAGCCGAATTTGCCCCCAAAGGCTTCACATTAATTGGTATGAATGGTAGTGATGGTAATCACGGCACTAGGCCAAGCTTTGAAAATATGAAAGCTTTTGCCCAGCGTCACGATTTGAACTTTCCTTACCTGTGGGACTCGACGCAAGATGTAACCCGGAGTTTTGGTGCTACAAAAACACCAATGGGCTTTTTAATAGATAGTAATGGTATAGTACGATACAAAGGTAAAATTGACAATCATCCCCAAGATCCATTATCCGTGGGAGAGGATTATTTGAAAACTGCGATCACTTCTCTGTTTCTTGGTGAAGAAATAGATATACCAGAAACAGAACCAATAGGTACTACATTGATTTGGCGTAACTAGACATAGATAGTCCCTGTAACTGCTATCTTAAATTGGAGGCAATTGCAACTTTTTTGATAAAGCGGAACTTCATGGGAACGAATTACCGACGGGTTTTACTCAAACTGAGCGGTGAAGCCTTAATGGGCAACATGGGCTATGGTATTGATCCCGAAGTGGTCAAAGGCATAGCACAAGAATTAGCAGAGGTGATAGCCACTGGCACTCAAATCGCCATAGTTGTTGGCGGCGGCAATATTTTTCGTGGCGTTAAAGCAGCGTCGGCGGGGATGGACAGGGCAACCGCTGACTATATTGGGATGATTGCCACGGTAATGAACGCCATGACGCTGCAAGATTCGCTAGAACGCATAGGAGTACAGACGCGGGTGCAAACTGCGATCGCTATGCAAGAATTAGCAGAACCGTATATCCGTCGTCGTGCCATCCGCCATCTTGAAAAAGGGCGGGTGGTAATTTTTGGTGCTGGTTCTGGAAATCCCTTCTTTACTACAGATACTACTGCGGCATTAAGAGCCGCAGAAATTGATGCAGAAGTGATTTTTAAAGCCACCAAAGTAGACGGAGTGTATGATGCCGATCCTCACATTTATCCTGACGCCAAGCGTTACAATAGCCTTACCTACGCGCACGTTTTAGCCAAAGATTTGCGGGTGATGGATAGTACGGCGATCGCCTTGTGTAAAGAAAATAATATCCCAATTCTGGTATTTGACCTAACGGTGCGAGGTAACATCCACCGAGCAGTCTTGGGAGAATCCATCGGTACCCTTGTGGGAGGTTCTTGTGATATTAGCTGACGCGAAAAGTAAAATGCAAAGTTCTGTTGATTCAACTCAACGAGCTTTTAACACGATTCGCACTGGTCGCGCCAATGCGAGTCTATTAGATAAGGTATTAGTGGACTATTACGGTTCGCCCACGCCCTTAAAATCACTGGCAAATATTAGCACGCCAGATGCTTCGACAATTTTGATTCAGCCTTATGAGCGCAACACCCTAAACATCGTTGAGAAGGCGATTTCCCTCTCAGATGTGGGTTTAACCCCCAGCAACGATGGTTCTGTAATTCGGCTGAATATTCCGCCTTTGACAAGCGATCGCCGTAAAGAATTTGTCAAAATGGCATCTAAATATGCTGAAGAAGGTCGTGTTGCTATTCGCAACATCCGCCGCGATGCCATAGACGCGATTCGCAAGCAGGAGAAAGCCTC
It includes:
- a CDS encoding alpha/beta fold hydrolase, coding for MTTSSSKTALTSTKTWIWQDFPICYQTQGSTGPAVVLVHGFGASWWHWQKNIPVLAQSCRVYAIDLIGFGASAKPQPGEKIAYTLETWGQQVADFCREVVGEPAFLVGNSIGCIVAMQAAVSNPDIALGVALLNCSLRLLHDRKRVTLPLSRRYGAPLLQRLLSIKPVGEFFFNQLAKPKTVRKILLQAYANAEMVTDELVDILTSPASDPGAVAVFLAFTSYSTGPLPEDLLPLLACPAIILWGTADPWEPIKLGRELANFPQVEKFIPLEGVGHCPQDEAPELVNPILLDWILERSRL
- a CDS encoding thioredoxin family protein, with protein sequence MNLLETIDTPVGSYAPDFELPGIDGQVHHLRRYLEKFRAVGVISMCNHCPYVEWYIDRLKNIQAEFAPKGFTLIGMNGSDGNHGTRPSFENMKAFAQRHDLNFPYLWDSTQDVTRSFGATKTPMGFLIDSNGIVRYKGKIDNHPQDPLSVGEDYLKTAITSLFLGEEIDIPETEPIGTTLIWRN
- the pyrH gene encoding UMP kinase, giving the protein MGTNYRRVLLKLSGEALMGNMGYGIDPEVVKGIAQELAEVIATGTQIAIVVGGGNIFRGVKAASAGMDRATADYIGMIATVMNAMTLQDSLERIGVQTRVQTAIAMQELAEPYIRRRAIRHLEKGRVVIFGAGSGNPFFTTDTTAALRAAEIDAEVIFKATKVDGVYDADPHIYPDAKRYNSLTYAHVLAKDLRVMDSTAIALCKENNIPILVFDLTVRGNIHRAVLGESIGTLVGGSCDIS
- the frr gene encoding ribosome recycling factor, whose product is MILADAKSKMQSSVDSTQRAFNTIRTGRANASLLDKVLVDYYGSPTPLKSLANISTPDASTILIQPYERNTLNIVEKAISLSDVGLTPSNDGSVIRLNIPPLTSDRRKEFVKMASKYAEEGRVAIRNIRRDAIDAIRKQEKASEISKDESKDQQDSLQKLTNEYTAKIDSLLAEKEKDISTV